A section of the Mycobacterium sp. 3519A genome encodes:
- the rpmG gene encoding 50S ribosomal protein L33 — MARNEIRPIVKLRSTAGTGYTYITRKNRRNDPDRLVLRKYDPVVRRHVDFREER, encoded by the coding sequence ATGGCGCGCAACGAAATTCGTCCTATCGTGAAGCTGCGTTCGACGGCGGGCACCGGTTACACCTACATCACCCGCAAGAATCGGCGTAATGATCCGGACCGATTGGTGCTGCGCAAGTACGATCCCGTCGTCCGCCGTCACGTCGACTTCCGCGAGGAGCGCTGA
- the rpsR gene encoding 30S ribosomal protein S18, which translates to MMAGKKSRTRRPPLPELKRQRKNPLKALGVTTIDYKDTHLLRTFISERGKIRSRRVTGLTPQQQRQVATAIKNAREMALLPFVETK; encoded by the coding sequence CTGATGGCAGGCAAGAAGTCACGGACACGGCGGCCGCCTCTTCCAGAGCTCAAGCGGCAGAGAAAGAATCCACTCAAGGCTCTCGGCGTCACGACGATCGACTACAAGGACACGCATCTGCTGCGGACGTTCATCTCCGAGCGCGGCAAGATCCGGTCACGACGAGTGACGGGGTTGACCCCTCAGCAGCAGCGCCAAGTGGCGACGGCGATCAAGAATGCGCGCGAGATGGCGCTGCTGCCGTTCGTCGAGACTAAGTAA
- a CDS encoding LamB/YcsF family protein, whose product MATVDLNADLGESFGVWGLGDDDAMLDLVTSANVACGFHAGDAVTLARTCHAAVERGVRIGAQVGYRDLAGFGRRFIDVPPEELKADVIYQIGALQALANAAGGTVSYVKPHGALYNSIVTNHGQARAVAQAVRAVDPDLAVLGLAGSVFFAEAQELGLRTVPEAFADRGYRSDGQLVSRRERNAVLHDIEEIADRVASMVTAGRVTAVDGSTIPITVESICVHGDSPGAVQIANAVRDRLIADGVELKPFT is encoded by the coding sequence GTGGCGACTGTGGATCTCAACGCGGATTTGGGTGAGAGCTTCGGCGTCTGGGGGCTCGGCGACGACGACGCGATGCTCGACCTCGTCACCAGCGCCAATGTGGCATGCGGCTTCCACGCCGGAGATGCCGTCACGCTGGCAAGAACCTGCCACGCCGCCGTCGAACGCGGAGTGCGGATCGGCGCTCAGGTCGGTTACCGCGATCTGGCGGGCTTCGGTCGCCGCTTCATCGACGTGCCGCCGGAAGAGCTGAAGGCCGACGTGATCTATCAGATCGGCGCGCTGCAGGCGCTGGCGAACGCGGCAGGTGGAACCGTCAGCTACGTCAAACCCCATGGCGCGCTGTACAACAGCATCGTCACCAATCACGGCCAGGCCCGGGCCGTCGCGCAGGCCGTGCGTGCCGTCGACCCCGATCTCGCGGTGCTCGGGCTGGCGGGCTCGGTGTTCTTCGCCGAGGCCCAGGAGCTAGGGCTGCGTACCGTGCCCGAGGCGTTCGCCGACCGCGGGTACCGGTCCGACGGACAGCTGGTTTCGCGCCGCGAGCGCAACGCCGTGCTGCACGACATCGAAGAGATCGCCGACCGGGTGGCGTCGATGGTGACCGCCGGCCGGGTCACCGCCGTCGACGGCTCCACCATTCCGATCACGGTGGAATCCATTTGCGTACACGGGGATTCGCCAGGCGCCGTGCAGATCGCCAACGCGGTGCGCGACCGGTTGATCGCGGACGGTGTCGAACTGAAGCCGTTTACTTAG